A genomic segment from Prochlorothrix hollandica PCC 9006 = CALU 1027 encodes:
- the aat gene encoding leucyl/phenylalanyl-tRNA--protein transferase codes for MRFSITDIIQSYAQGYFLMAEDNGDLNWYSSRQRALIPLDHRFRYPKSLQRVLNQGRFRMTVNQDFRGVVQGCADREVTWISQELQEIYYQLHEAGWAYSFEAWQGDQLAGGILGLVLGGAFIGESMFFKIPDGSKVALVTLVNRLRSGGFLLFDAQMNNPHLERFGAYLIGDREYHTLLRKALQHHCVLKV; via the coding sequence ATGCGGTTTAGTATCACCGACATCATTCAAAGCTATGCCCAAGGCTATTTTCTGATGGCAGAAGACAACGGTGATCTCAACTGGTATTCCAGTCGGCAACGGGCCTTAATTCCGTTGGATCATCGTTTTCGTTACCCTAAATCCCTCCAGCGGGTCCTGAATCAGGGACGGTTTCGCATGACCGTGAACCAGGACTTTAGGGGGGTGGTGCAGGGCTGCGCCGATCGCGAGGTCACCTGGATTTCCCAGGAACTCCAGGAGATTTACTATCAACTCCATGAGGCGGGCTGGGCCTATAGCTTTGAAGCATGGCAGGGGGATCAATTGGCGGGGGGAATTTTGGGCCTGGTGTTGGGGGGGGCGTTTATTGGCGAGTCGATGTTTTTTAAGATCCCCGATGGCTCCAAAGTCGCCCTAGTGACCCTGGTGAACCGCCTGCGATCGGGGGGATTTTTGTTGTTTGATGCCCAAATGAACAACCCCCATTTGGAACGATTTGGAGCCTATCTCATTGGCGATCGCGAATACCACACCCTACTGCGCAAAGCCCTCCAGCACCACTGCGTCTTAAAGGTCTAG